In Synergistaceae bacterium, a single genomic region encodes these proteins:
- a CDS encoding ABC transporter ATP-binding protein, with the protein MLWLKNKFTLSDRGTIELVLAILASAFQDFALLLPTGLIYSFIMFMSVLSIGGVNMPDSRAVFYLGGAFVCAMLILLTSWLQYNATFSASYKESSFRRLNLAEILRRISLSFFDGRNLTSLAASIMNDCAAFETSETHFIAPFGGAAIFIIFMAFPLIYIDWRMALALLWVVPAAFIIVGFSRKIQKFFSRNSSNYIDLQDKGINEFIKFNRDSRVNKYIDNLTQKINLAEKFSSKSHLFTSIFAASSYLILRLGIVSTALTGAVLFSRNSLQFTDFILFIMIALRIYDPLEIALQNFAAIIHVSNNEQVNEIMTQNKDRLANNDTINGIITQNSQANTVRLTGNNEQVNEIMPQDLLTSSGRLANNERVNENITRGKNKLVNKNFTIEFQHVNFTDNDGQEILRDISFTAREKQITILTGSGNITAAKLLLKFYDINQGEIRIGGENINQFDPEKLMSLFSIISDDVQLINSPVIENIRLGRKNASDKDVLKAAELVKLNLSRLPEGYKLSRLERQKISIARAILKDAPIVLLDERIISPENKPAITRLINNKTVIIISHNMQNFTGADKEVIL; encoded by the coding sequence TTGTTATGGCTCAAGAATAAATTTACACTCTCAGACAGAGGCACTATAGAATTAGTACTTGCTATACTTGCGAGTGCGTTTCAAGATTTCGCGTTACTGCTTCCGACCGGGTTAATATACTCGTTTATAATGTTTATGAGCGTGTTAAGTATAGGCGGGGTAAACATGCCCGATTCAAGAGCAGTATTTTATCTCGGAGGAGCTTTTGTTTGTGCGATGTTGATATTACTAACGTCATGGCTTCAGTATAATGCAACTTTTTCAGCGTCATATAAAGAGTCAAGTTTCAGGCGTTTGAATTTGGCAGAAATATTGCGGAGAATATCACTCTCATTCTTTGACGGGAGAAATTTAACGAGTTTGGCGGCCTCAATTATGAACGACTGCGCAGCTTTTGAGACTTCAGAGACTCATTTTATAGCACCATTCGGGGGAGCAGCTATATTTATAATATTTATGGCATTCCCGTTAATTTATATAGATTGGCGTATGGCTCTGGCTTTATTATGGGTAGTGCCTGCTGCGTTTATTATTGTAGGATTTTCGCGGAAGATTCAAAAATTTTTCTCCCGTAACTCGTCAAATTATATAGATTTACAAGATAAAGGCATTAACGAGTTCATAAAATTTAACCGCGACTCACGAGTCAATAAATATATTGATAATCTCACTCAAAAAATTAATCTCGCTGAAAAGTTTTCTAGCAAATCGCATTTATTCACGTCAATTTTTGCAGCAAGCTCGTATTTAATTTTAAGGCTGGGCATTGTATCGACTGCTTTAACGGGTGCTGTGTTATTTTCACGAAATTCTTTACAATTTACGGATTTTATTTTGTTTATCATGATAGCATTACGAATATATGACCCTTTAGAGATAGCTTTACAAAATTTTGCTGCTATAATTCATGTGAGTAATAATGAACAAGTAAACGAGATTATGACTCAAAATAAAGACAGACTCGCTAATAATGACACAATAAACGGGATAATTACTCAAAATTCGCAAGCGAATACGGTGCGACTCACGGGCAATAATGAACAAGTAAATGAGATTATGCCTCAAGATTTGCTAACAAGTTCAGGGAGACTCGCTAATAATGAACGAGTCAACGAAAATATTACGCGCGGCAAAAATAAACTCGTGAATAAAAATTTTACTATAGAATTTCAGCACGTTAATTTTACTGACAATGACGGCCAAGAAATTTTACGCGATATATCATTTACTGCACGAGAAAAGCAAATTACTATTTTAACGGGTTCAGGAAATATCACAGCGGCTAAATTACTTCTTAAATTCTATGATATAAATCAGGGTGAAATCAGAATCGGCGGCGAAAATATAAATCAATTTGACCCTGAAAAATTAATGTCGTTATTCTCTATTATAAGTGATGACGTGCAATTAATAAATTCTCCCGTTATCGAAAATATCAGACTTGGCCGGAAAAATGCGAGCGATAAAGACGTGTTAAAAGCTGCTGAACTCGTAAAATTAAATTTATCGCGACTCCCTGAAGGCTATAAACTTTCAAGACTTGAGAGACAAAAAATTTCGATTGCCCGTGCTATACTGAAAGACGCTCCGATTGTGTTACTTGACGAGAGAATAATATCGCCCGAAAACAAGCCCGCAATAACTCGCCTGATAAATAATAAAACAGTGATAATAATTTCTCATAATATGCAAAATTTCACAGGAGCAGACAAGGAAGTAATTTTATAA
- a CDS encoding MFS transporter has translation MRNKLFYTCFYAFFYGGIIMITLGCSLPDIRAAYNLSDTLSGALLSSYSFGNLTAGVIMGLAGLYFGQKKSIIIAVSLIIIGLFLLITSHVKILLFLACALIGLGRGSSITFSQRGVSILSGGNPRIIGLLHAFFAVGAILAPLIFSLLRVITWQAGIIFVIIIALIELILFASIKDYSALETLKDSDSDSDSENNKSRKSIEFMKDSGFVILCCSMFLYLCCEQSISGWLVTYMNYKSMTMNFSQSMAALLWLVMLIGRLSCVWLAKYISNKKIFLISSISAAIFFAFMLKSEGEIFIALSVICLGLCMAGISPIIYASSAPYTNKYPLALGMLFTIGCTGGTIMPFITGFLADIYGFDGGMSAIFFAFALLILFAIINLKHER, from the coding sequence ATGCGCAATAAACTATTTTATACGTGCTTTTACGCGTTTTTTTACGGCGGTATTATTATGATAACTCTAGGCTGTTCATTGCCTGATATTAGAGCAGCTTATAATTTATCTGACACTTTGAGCGGGGCTTTATTGTCGTCATATTCATTCGGGAATTTAACGGCAGGGGTTATTATGGGACTCGCTGGGCTGTATTTCGGGCAAAAGAAGTCTATTATTATCGCAGTCTCGTTAATTATTATCGGGTTATTTTTGCTTATAACTAGTCATGTGAAAATTTTATTATTTCTAGCGTGTGCATTAATAGGTCTAGGGCGCGGAAGTTCTATAACATTTTCACAAAGGGGAGTCAGCATTTTATCGGGCGGGAATCCTCGAATAATAGGACTGTTACATGCTTTCTTTGCTGTCGGAGCTATTCTTGCACCGTTAATATTTTCTTTATTGAGGGTCATTACATGGCAGGCGGGAATAATTTTTGTGATAATTATAGCGTTGATTGAGTTAATATTATTTGCCTCGATAAAAGATTACTCAGCACTTGAGACTTTAAAAGATTCAGATTCTGACTCTGACTCAGAAAATAATAAATCGCGCAAAAGTATAGAATTCATGAAGGATTCGGGCTTTGTTATATTATGCTGCTCGATGTTCCTGTATTTATGCTGTGAGCAGTCAATAAGCGGCTGGCTTGTTACTTACATGAATTATAAATCAATGACTATGAATTTCAGCCAGTCAATGGCGGCATTATTATGGCTCGTTATGTTGATAGGGCGGTTGTCCTGCGTATGGCTCGCGAAATATATATCTAATAAAAAAATTTTCCTGATCTCATCAATAAGTGCTGCTATTTTCTTTGCTTTCATGCTTAAATCAGAAGGTGAAATTTTTATAGCTCTTAGTGTTATATGTCTTGGCCTGTGTATGGCGGGAATAAGTCCGATAATTTATGCGTCATCAGCTCCATATACAAATAAATATCCCCTAGCACTGGGAATGTTATTCACTATAGGCTGCACAGGAGGGACTATAATGCCATTTATCACGGGATTTCTAGCTGATATTTACGGATTTGACGGGGGGATGTCTGCTATATTCTTTGCGTTTGCATTATTGATATTATTCGCAATTATAAATCTCAAGCATGAGAGATGA
- a CDS encoding class I SAM-dependent methyltransferase has product MNQNWNSENYSQKFSFVYKYGSDVLDLIDPEGVKNVIDLGCGTGALTRQLAEKGFNVTGLDASEEMLNQARANNPDIKFIQADAANFKLGEKVDAIFSNAVLHWIDKYKQPLMMKCVYNSLNQGGQFVFEMGGYGCCAMIHDELAKNFAAHDYKYIMPFYFPTIGEYSSLLENAGFTVRYAILFDRPTKLEGDDGLYNWIKMFVNIPFKSINESDREIIILDSVNNLRNNNKLYKSGVWYADYVRLRIRAVKE; this is encoded by the coding sequence ATGAATCAAAATTGGAACTCGGAAAATTACTCGCAAAAATTCTCGTTCGTGTATAAATACGGCTCTGATGTATTAGATTTAATAGATCCTGAAGGAGTCAAAAATGTAATTGATTTAGGCTGCGGGACTGGAGCATTAACAAGACAGCTCGCAGAAAAAGGCTTTAATGTTACCGGACTCGACGCTTCAGAAGAAATGTTAAATCAGGCACGGGCAAATAATCCCGACATAAAATTTATACAGGCCGACGCGGCAAATTTCAAACTCGGTGAAAAAGTTGACGCTATATTTTCAAATGCTGTGCTTCACTGGATAGATAAATATAAGCAGCCTTTAATGATGAAGTGCGTATATAATTCACTGAATCAGGGCGGGCAGTTCGTTTTTGAGATGGGCGGTTATGGGTGCTGCGCTATGATTCATGACGAACTTGCTAAAAATTTCGCTGCTCATGACTATAAATATATTATGCCGTTCTACTTCCCGACTATTGGCGAATATTCTTCACTGTTAGAGAACGCCGGTTTTACTGTTAGATACGCGATTTTATTTGACAGGCCCACTAAATTAGAAGGCGATGACGGTTTATATAACTGGATTAAAATGTTCGTAAATATCCCGTTTAAGTCAATTAATGAGTCTGACAGAGAAATAATTATATTAGATTCAGTGAATAATTTGCGGAATAATAATAAATTATATAAGTCCGGAGTCTGGTATGCTGATTACGTGAGACTCAGAATTCGAGCCGTTAAAGAGTAA